The following proteins are co-located in the Cardiocondyla obscurior isolate alpha-2009 linkage group LG12, Cobs3.1, whole genome shotgun sequence genome:
- the LOC139107102 gene encoding acylphosphatase-2, which translates to MATDDPLCHEPLVSVEFEVFGKVQGVYFPKYVRDICQQLNICGWVKNSKSGTILGKMQGSQALVSQMSQWLTSVGSPGSEIHHCEFTNWETVTRQQYQGFAIRF; encoded by the exons ATGGCGACGGATGATCCCCTCTGTCATGAACCTTTGGTATCCGTCGAATTCGAAGTTTTTGGAAAAGTACAGG GTGTATATTTTCCAAAATACGTGAGGGATATTTGTCAGCAATTGAATATCTGCGGTTGGGTGAAAAACAGTAAATCAGGCACGATCCTCGGGAAGATGCAGGGATCCCAAGCACTCGTCAGCCAAAT GTCACAGTGGTTAACATCTGTGGGCAGTCCAGGTAGTGAGATACATCATTGCGAATTTACAAATTGGGAAACTGTTACAAGGCAGCAATATCAAGGTTTTGCAATTCGTTTCTAA
- the Rab3-gap gene encoding rab3 GTPase-activating protein non-catalytic subunit, with protein sequence MSCQIREVAYIPHVDTVKKILYEDNVSKFDYISSDEFPLQDCAISLSSVGDVLTMAWNTRMIIFVSRWDSQELNEIKKNKFHVVWHGEVTKEASEWVTSVICLPLISLGKAAGPDWTCIAVGYSTGFVRFYTETGALLLEEQIHNESVLGIKCQSFCLPRHAGDAGSSEEIYILYNSGVCILQGFPLFSTLRACRNHLAKVQANCSDLPPVTNLSFKKWTFKNQDITNDLEVVGTTSINSFDHLMTASICGGYNAAYRSSAPQHHLVLATGKRPFIGFHYALEGGNAPVLTDVAIAMASKLANAIGTAVPWFRGNSKSATAETSKGTNHESVETMTCRFGLSDIMREGYSIVCSPNKMFSVISDAMGRVILVNNKKGIAVRMWKGYRDAQCSWIEVGEERDRGIRRNVDKSGRKVPLRTALFLVIYAPKKGVIDIWSVQQGPKITTFTASKNGRLLYINYGFLGANDNATLSKNKAQYSCVFIDPLGGLKEICVPFHFALNSKNGKRARDIHLLRKLRTFLREEDFNEEKLISKVADTCLGLETNEVRIQTIEVLMNNKHILPDALLAATDSFAIKQEEIEEEGKEEFEPTTKILRQLAIQLQRIITFYKYVKFQFDMPSESNISTIDNEINVTNLSLALLTSEREVNRIIKLAKMLNNFKSDVFVETKVKFKDENAFFNFLSCFELGTSKLIGLRKDVKEENVHEISQLIFQRLIYSDDIIEKWQEAAKNSNIQPFIFIRLALIYWMNKERATFSDIELKRFTQLLRVICLLADVEEICVEYNEVSLWWKNVRLILSESIKPFNAFTAALACKATAMILEKYKERLQNQKLAKLKDDGNNEENLKNENVVNEINILENNKPNNVTPDDEMYSSISEWENVSNDTCQFTLLIGNLEDIAILNAVVNQRVTPDETTQFFTLPFARNDISLATILSRGRGSVSELVAKWLGTTGIDPARLIDTTDVEFDQPQSMNFVQLSADDTLSEETAVDVSEQEQLKLLSLSVEIGDEVNTTVEACVLDKITILKRHFPYSLTSSVLLANLCWEFAMSWDRDVTQLDSLAAALTVLRQIPMKNMRHGVCCLLWTLHIKKRMEATAKLMNKLGKLPKERLCMQDVGLSDIQLTTFLQHCVTFLDIFIDVEVLERGNSGIIKSEELWDGHFGGPQPFAALAVSQTPAWYDLILLHVQVANVLYMMACLNMKMLKPLNNLFESVVQPYLFQDITDKAILSWYRDDKRDNIRTEFLCRVITASMEFIHRETSDGVTISSTQAVSWMSKCQTLASIWKINNDELRIHQACQLYINGFDRLAEEVTTAVTDIECLAANLLPIAGRRMMAYLSKTPDLLKEMSRMSPALTRYLESLNVPEVVYTNCSNPDTVELIRRISVHLPKTHCDYHIILLMLDATFIYDEDNN encoded by the exons ATGTCCTGTCAAATTAGAGAAGTAGCATACATACCACATGTGGacactgttaaaaaaattctttatgaGGATAATGTTAGTaaat ttGATTATATATCGAGCGATGAATTTCCTCTTCAAGACTGTGCAATATCATTATCATCAGTTGGAGATGTACTTACAATGGCTTGGAACACAAGGATGATTATATTTGTGT CAAGATGGGATTCACAAGAAttaaatgagataaaaaaaaataagttccATGTAGTGTGGCATGGAGAAGTGACAAAAGAAGCAAG tgaATGGGTAACATCAGTGATCTGCTTACCATTAATATCTTTAGGAAAGGCTGCTGGTCCAGATTGGACCTGTATAGCTGTTGGATATAGCACAGGATTTGTTAGATTCTACACGGAA acagGTGCATTGCTGTTGGAGGAGCAAATTCACAACGAGTCAGTTTTAGGAATAAAGTGTCAATCGTTTTGTTTGCCCAGACATGCTGGAGATGCAGGTTCTAgtgaagaaatttatatattgtacaatAGTGGCGTTTGTATATTGCAAGGATTTCCATTGTTTTCAACTTTACGTGCCTGTAGAAATCATTTAGCTAAAG TTCAAGCAAATTGCAGCGATTTGCCACCAGTCACaaatttgtcatttaaaaaatggacGTTTAAAAATCAAGACATTACAAACGATTTAGAAGTTGTGGGTACAACGTCAATAAATAGCTTTGATCATTTAATGACAGCTTCGATATGTGGTGGATATAATGCAGCATACAGATCTAGTGCACCGCAACATCATTTAGTTCTTGCGACAGGAAAACGGCCGTTTATAGGATTTCATTACGCATTGGAAGGTGGTAATGCACCAGTACTAACAGATGTTGCAATAGCCATGGCAAGTAAATTGGCTAATGCTATAGGTACTGCTGTGCC gtggTTTCGTGGAAATTCTAAAAGTGCAACAGCTGAAACGTCGAAAGGTACAAACCACGAATCTGTAGAAACAATGACATGTCGATTTGGTTTAAGTGATATTATGAGAGAAGGTTATTCCATCGTTTGTAGTCCGAACAAAATGTTTTCGGTCATATCAGATGCTATGGGAAGAGTAATTCtcgtgaataataaaaaaggtaTAGCTGTGAGAATGTGGAAAGGATATCGCGACGCTCAATGTAGTTGGATCGAAGTCGGTGAAGAGAGAGATCGTGGAATACGCAGAAATGTTGATAAATCTGGACGCAAAGTTCCTTTGCGCACCGCTCTATTTTTAGTTATATATGCACCAAAAAAAGGTGTAATAGATATTTGGAGTGTACAACAAGGCCCAAAAATTACTACATTTACCGCTAGCAAAAATGGACG ATTACTATACATTAATTATGGCTTTTTGGGCGCAAATGACAATGCCACGTTATCGAAAAATAAAGCGCAATATTCCTGCGTATTTATCGATCCACTTGGaggattaaaagaaatttgtgTGCCATTTCACTTTGCGCTTAACAGCAAAAACGGAAAACGGGCACGCGACATACATCTACTCAGGAAACTAAGAACATTTCTGAGGGAAGAAGATTTTAatgaggaaaaattaatttccaaagTTGCTGATACTTGTCTAGGTTTGGAAACGAATGAAGTCCGAATACAAACGATAGAAGTTTTGATGAATAACAAACATATCTTACCAGATGCTTTGCTCGCTGCAACAGATTCTTTTGCAATAAAACAAG aagaaatagaagaagaagggaaagaagaATTTGAACCTACTACTAAGATACTTCGTCAATTAGCGATACAATTGCAAcgaataattacattttataaatatgtcaaGTTTCAATTTGATATGCCATCTGAGTCCAATATTTCAACGAtcgataatgaaattaatgttacaaatttatctttaGCACTATTAACTTCGGAACGAGAAGTAAatcgtattattaaattggctaaaatgttaaacaattttaaaagtgACGTTTTCGTAGAAACTAAAGTCAAATTTAAAGATGAAAAtgctttctttaattttttatcttgctTTGAATTGGGAACATCGAAATTAATTGGTTTACGTAAAGATGTAAAGGAGGAAAATGTACATGAGAttt caCAATTGATATTTCAAAGACTGATATATTCCGAcgatataatagaaaaatggCAAGAAGCAGCTAAAAACAGTAACATTCaaccgtttatttttatacgattagCGCTAATATATTGGATGAACAAGGAAAGAGCTACATTTTCAgatatcgaattaaaacgttttacgCAGCTGCTGCGTGTTATTTGTTTGTTAGCag ATGTAGAAGAGATATGTGTTGAATATAATGAGGTCTCTTTGTGGTGGAAGAACGTACGCCTTATTTTGTCAGAATCCATAAAACCTTTCAACGCGTTTACTGCCGCGTTAGCGTGTAAGGCAACCGCTATGATTTTAGAGAAGTATAAAGAGAGATTACAAAATCAGAAACTAGCAAAGTTAAAAGATGATggaaataatgaagaaaatttaaaaaatgagaacgttgtaaatgaaataaatatattggaaaataataaGCCAAATAATGTCACACCGGACGATGAAATGTACAGTTCAATTAGCGAATGGGAGAACGTCAGTAACGATACTTGTCAATTTACTTTGTTAATTGGAAATCTTGAGGATATTGCCATTTTAAATGCTGTTGTTAA TCAGCGAGTTACACCAGACGAGACGACGCAATTCTTTACTCTGCCATTCGCCcgaaatgatatttctttGGCGACAATTCTCTCTAGAGGAAgag GCTCGGTGTCTGAATTGGTTGCGAAGTGGCTCGGCACAACAGGTATCGATCCAGCGCGGTTAATTGACACGACCGACGTAGAATTCGATCAGCCGCAATCAATGAATTTCGTACAATTGTCCGCTGACGACACACTGAGCGAAGAAACTGCTGTTGATGTTTCTGAACAGGAGCAATTAaaacttctttctttatcaGTAGAAATAGGAGACGAAGTAAACACAACTgtggaagcatgcgttttaG ACAAAATTACCATACTAAAACGTCATTTTCCGTACAGTTTAACGAGCAGCGTTTTATTGGCTAATTTATGCTGGGAGTTTGCTATGTCTTGGGATAGAGATGTCACTCAGCTGGATTCACTCGCAGCTGCTCTGACCGTTTTACGACAAATACCTATGAAAAATATGAGACATG GAGTATGTTGTCTATTATGGACTCTTCacataaagaaaagaatggaAGCGACAGCAAAGTTGATGAACAAACTCGGAAAATTACCAAAAGAAAGATTATGTATGCAAGATGTCGGTTTATCTGACATTCAATTAACAACATTTTTGCAGCATTGCGTTACGTTCTTGGATATATTTATCGAT GTCGAAGTACTCGAACGAGGAAATAGTGGGATAATAAAATCGGAAGAATTGTGGGACGGGCACTTCGGTGGGCCACAACCGTTCGCCGCACTAGCTGTCTCGCAAACTCCAGCTTGGTATGATTTGATTTTGTTACACGTACAAGTGGCTAATGTTCTTTATATGATGGCATGTCTCAATATGAAAATGTTGAAGCCATTGAACAATTTGTTTGAATCCGTG GTACAGCCCTATCTCTTTCAAGACATAACAGACAAAGCGATACTCTCGTGGTATCGAGATGACAAGAGAGATAATATACGTACAGAATTTTTATGTAGAGTAATTACAGCATCAATGGAATTTATTCATCGAGAAACCTCTGACGGCGTGACGATTAGTTCGACGCAGGCTGTTTCATGGATGAGCAAATGTCAAACGTTAGCATCTATctggaaaattaataatgacgaGTTGAGGATCCATCAAGCCTGTCAATTGTACATAAACGGTTTCGATCGTTTGGCAGAAGAG gTAACTACAGCGGTAACCGATATTGAATGCTTGGCTGCAAACTTATTACCTATAGCCGGAAGAAGAATGATGGCGTACCTTTCAAAAACACCTGATCTTCTAAAAGAAATGTCACGAATGAGTCCAGCACTTACGAGATACTTGGAAAGCTTG AACGTGCCTGAAGTAGTCTATACAAATTGTTCGAATCCCGACACCGTGGAATTAATTCGTCGAATATCTGTGCATTTACCTAAAACTCATTGTGATTATCACATTATACTGTTAATGTTAGATGCAACATTTATTTATGAcgaagataataattaa
- the Dredd gene encoding caspase-8, translated as MLLSMDGDVYSTPETVININILRQIEDDLDIDEKISILFLITDNYTNGFNEIFGLLQTRTENPYIIVDYVKNHPDNWKEKVLEALCILNNREVIKKLRISFKSLDLQYVPRFPSYSKSINVVMKCLYKLCELLDENEQKLLLNCVKSENSNYEPLLDNVEYLELHLLYWMQIGYITISKDKLHNAKRLLKHLKEMFEDGHLKIICLELEELENNLYVDNLRTVETNDKNYLQLSSPEKLSLSKKHIDKRIINNGLCIIINQKYFGKEYETRCGTEADCSNLHETFKTFGFKVEIFHNLKKGEILETIKNISKNYGNKYDCLFLCILSHGYEGGIISSDEKKVSLDIIEKAVCCMELIDVIKIVIIQACQGKTQGSNCLATDGLPNPTASIEDTHRFENFYMFMSTMQGFLSIRDKEKGSWFIQKVCKVIQTYGNELTFNDCVRKIMKSIREMKGIIDGSQIAQLPEIRKDRLLSDFQLKQVAPTT; from the exons atgttATTGTCTATGGATGGTGATGTATATTCTACACCAGAAACTGtcattaatatcaatattttaagGCAGATAGAAGATGATCTTGATATCGACGAAAAgatatcgatattatttttgataacagataattatacaaatggATTTAACGAGATTTTCGGACTACTTCAAACGAGAACAGAAAATCCTTACATAATTGTAGATTATGTAAAGAATCACCCAGACAATTGGAAAGAGAAAGTCTTAGAGGCCTTGTGCATTTTGAACAATCgagaagtaattaaaaaattacgaatatcATTCAAAAGTCTAGATTTACAGTATGTTCCAAGGTTTCCATCATATTCAAAAAGTATAAATGTAGTTATGAaatgtttatataaattatgcgaACTTTTGGATGAGAATgaacagaaattattattaaactgtGTTAAATCTGAAAACTCTAATTATGAACCATTATTGGATAATGTAGAATATCTTGAATTACATTTGCTTTACTGGATGCAAATTGGATATATAACAATTTCaaaag ATAAACTACATAATGctaaaagattattaaaacatttaaaagaaatgtttgAAGATGGtcacttaaaaataatttgtcttGAATTGGAAGAACTAGAGAATAATCTTTATGTTGATAATCTCAGAACTGTCGAaacaaatgataaaaattacttacaaTTGAGTTCACCAGAAAAATTGTCTCTTTCTAAAAAACACATCGATAAAAGGATTATTAATAATGGATTatgcattattataaatcaGAAGTATTTTGGAAAAGag TATGAAACACGATGTGGCACAGAAGCAGATTGTAGTAATTTACATGaaacatttaaaacttttggattcaaagttgaaatatttcacAATCTGAAAAAAGGCGAAATATTagaaactattaaaaatatttcgaaaaattatgGTAACAAATATGATTGTTTATTTCTATGTATTTTGAGCCATGGTTATGAAG gAGGTATTATATCATcagatgaaaaaaaagtttctcttgatataattgaaaaagcTGTTTGTTGCATGGAATTAATagatgttataaaaattgttattattcaAGCTTGCCAAGGAAAGACACAag gaagTAATTGCTTGGCAACTGATGGTTTACCTAATCCTACTGCATCTATAGAAGATACACATCGGTTTGAAAACTTTTATATGTTTATGTCAACGATGCAAGGCTTTTTATCAATccgtgataaagaaaaag GCTCGTGGTTCATACAAAAAGTTTGTAAAGTTATCCAAACTTATGGTAATGAGCTTACTTTCAATGACTGtgttagaaaaataatgaaatcaaTAAGAGAAATGAAAGGAATAATAGATGGAAGTCAAATCGCACAATTACCAGAGATACGAAAAGATCGCTTGCTTTCAGATTTTCAATTGAAGCAAGTTGCTCCTACAACCTGA
- the LOC139107096 gene encoding p53 and DNA damage-regulated protein 1 isoform X2 → MLMANDHRTLLKHLETVENKAGEILTDREEIVALDKRRNDDRVGMRALQKQGQTKTWITVGPLLLKMPSKTAEELLEKDQRECNTAINKLRSELKIKVNELRDLELTPPVPGLMLEPMSQNEMNAIGQIFGRSV, encoded by the exons atgcTT ATGGCAAATGACCACCGAACTTTACTGAAACATTTAGAAACAGTTGAAAATAAAGCTGGTGAAATTCTCACTGATCGCGAGGAAATAGTTGCTTTGGATAAGAGGAGAAATGACGATCGTGTAGGAATGAGAGCACTTCAAAAGCAGGGGCAAACAAAAACGTGGATAACAGTAGGACCGTTGCTTTTAAAGATGCCATCTAAAACAGCTGAAGAACTGCTTGAGAAAG atCAGAGAGAATGTAATACTGCCATTAATAAGTTAAGAAGTGAGCTAAAGATTAAAGTAAATGAATTACGTGATTTAGAGTTGACTCCACCGGTACCTGGATTAATGTTAGAACCTATGTCTCAAAACGAGATGAATGCAATCGGACAAATTTTTGGTCGAAGTgtctaa
- the LOC139107096 gene encoding G patch domain and ankyrin repeat-containing protein 1 homolog isoform X1 codes for MSLQHWLHMRHSIDIPWRKTFVRESPNVQEKSPERYIRQLAFQGNEARAAYEEIIHRTNSSNTPPVRLKHLKSKAIESQSNSSTNPTPVAQSKKSVLSDDIVSKVTTNTLLKAVEQKDLKFLQKHMTTDNVNVSDDFGWTPLMSAAYCGHLEIVQFLLNLGANRRTRDKSGLTAAQLALKKNYLSIVALLKKKSDSISSINQLSANIPNINNINALSMPVESSMESNKDVAEEKTRLKENTAFYCEICKTTFHETTLQKHESSTLHIFNAKPKLKHAMYGISRQNKGYKMLLNTGWDEEAGLGPSGKGIKYPIKTCLKVDRKGLGQLAENEYKITHFKSGDAAAVNNPKIPKQKSLKKRDRERLLHREARKERALRIALS; via the coding sequence GCCAGCTAGCCTTTCAGGGAAACGAAGCTAGAGCTGCCTACGAAGAAATTATTCACCGAACTAATAGTAGCAATACACCGCCAGTAAGATTAAAGCATTTAAAATCAAAAGCCATCGAGAGCCAAAGCAACTCGAGTACGAATCCTACTCCTGTTGCACAATCAAAGAAAAGTGTACTTTCTGACGATATTGTGTCAAAAGTCACGACTAATACGTTGTTAAAAGCAGTTGAGCAAAAGGACTTGAAATTCTTGCAAAAACATATGACAACGGACAACGTAAATGTATCCGACGATTTCGGCTGGACGCCGTTAATGTCTGCTGCTTACTGTGGCCATTTGGAGATTGTACAGTTCTTGCTAAATCTTGGGGCTAACAGAAGGACCAGAGACAAATCTGGTCTTACTGCAGCTCAattagctttaaaaaaaaattatttgagcaTAGTCGCTttgttgaaaaagaaatctgaCTCAATAAGCAGTATTAATCAATTGTCTGCAAATATtccaaatattaataatataaacgcATTGTCAATGCCGGTAGAATCTTCAATGGAAAGCAATAAAGATGTTGCCGAGGAGAAAACGCGCCTAAAGGAAAATACAGCATTTTATTGCGAAATTTGTAAAACAACTTTTCACGAGACAACTCTACAAAAACATGAAAGTTCTACTCTACACATCTTCAATGCAAAGCCAAAACTGAAACATGCAATGTATGGAATATCGAGACAAAACAAAGGATATAAGATGCTTTTGAATACAGGATGGGATGAGGAAGCTGGTCTTGGTCCTTCTggaaaaggaataaaatatcctATTAAAACATGTTTAAAAGTAGATCGAAAAGGATTGGGACAGCTTGCAGAAAATGAATATAAGATTACTCATTTCAAATCGGGCGACGCAGCTGCCGTTAACAACCCTAAAATACCTAAGCAAAAATcattgaaaaaaagagacaggGAAAGATTACTTCATAGAGAGGCCAGGAAAGAAAGAGCTCTCCGTATAGCTTtgtcttaa